From one Microbacter margulisiae genomic stretch:
- the rplO gene encoding 50S ribosomal protein L15 translates to MDLSSLMPASGSVKTRKRIGRGTGSGLGGTSTRGLNGAQSRSGYKKKIGFEGGQMPLQRRLPKFGFKNANRVEYKPINLSTLQSIADVHKLTKIGVSELIEAGYIGKKHLVKILANGAITSPLQIEAHAFSKTAEAAIVAAGGTIVKL, encoded by the coding sequence ATGGATTTAAGTAGCTTAATGCCGGCTTCCGGCTCCGTCAAAACAAGAAAAAGAATTGGTCGCGGAACGGGTTCCGGTTTAGGTGGTACTTCCACCCGTGGTTTGAATGGTGCACAATCTCGTTCAGGATACAAAAAGAAAATCGGGTTTGAAGGAGGTCAGATGCCTTTACAACGTCGATTGCCTAAATTTGGTTTCAAAAACGCGAATCGCGTTGAATATAAACCTATTAATTTATCAACTTTGCAATCAATTGCTGATGTGCATAAATTAACAAAGATAGGAGTATCAGAATTGATTGAAGCCGGATATATTGGCAAAAAACACTTAGTAAAAATCCTTGCTAATGGTGCGATAACTTCTCCTTTGCAAATTGAAGCTCATGCTTTCTCCAAGACAGCTGAAGCTGCAATTGTTGCGGCAGGTGGAACCATCGTAAAATTATAA
- the rpmD gene encoding 50S ribosomal protein L30, translated as MATIKIKQVRSQIKCPKSQKLTLAALGLKKINAVVEHEDNPAILGMIEKVKHLVVVEK; from the coding sequence ATGGCAACGATAAAAATTAAACAAGTAAGAAGTCAAATAAAGTGCCCTAAGAGTCAAAAATTGACCTTGGCCGCTTTAGGATTGAAAAAAATAAATGCCGTTGTTGAACATGAAGATAATCCTGCTATCTTAGGGATGATTGAAAAAGTGAAACATCTGGTTGTTGTAGAAAAATAA